From a single Ailuropoda melanoleuca isolate Jingjing chromosome 12, ASM200744v2, whole genome shotgun sequence genomic region:
- the FCSK gene encoding L-fucose kinase isoform X3, translating to MEQPTGVDWTVIILTCQYKDSVHIFQRELEVRQKREQIPPGTLLLAVEDPETRVGSGGATLNALLVAAEHLSARAGFTVVTADVLHSARILILHMGRDFPFDDCGRAFTCLPVENLQAPVEAVVCNLDSLLDIMSHRLGPGSPPGVWVCSTDMLLSVPLNPGISWDNFRGARVIALPGSMAYARNHGVYFTDSQGFVLDIYYQGSEAEIQRCARPDGRVPLVSGVAFFSVETAEHLLATHVSPPLDACTYMGLDSGARPVQLSLFFDILLCMARNVSREDFLVGQPPEMGQGDSDIAGYLQAARTELWRELRNQPLTMAYVPDGSYSYMTSSASEFMCSLTCPGAPRARVVHSRVEEPELLGAGSSVVSCLLEGPVHLGAGSVLQHCHLQGPVHIGPGCLVSGLDTAQCEALHGLELRDLVLQGHHVRLHGAPGRVFTVVGRLDSWERQGTRTYLNMSWSEFFQKTGIRDWDLWDPDTPPAERCLLSARLFPVLHPSRALGPQDMLWMLDPQEDGGKALRAWRACWRLSWEQLQPCLDRAATLASRRDLFFRQALRKARHVLEARQDLSLHPLIQAAVQEGCPGPLLAMLDQVAAGAGDPGVAARALACVADVLGCMAEGQGGLRSGPAANPGWMRPFSYLECGDLVGGVQALAQERDKWLSRPALLVRAARHYEGAGQILIRQAVMSAQNFVSTEPAELPAPGQWVVAECPARVDFSGGWSDTPPLAYELGGAVLGLAVRVDGRRPIGARARRIPEPELWLAVGPRQDKMAMKIVCWSLDDLQDYCQPHAPGALLKATFICAGIVHVGSKLSLREQLLHTFGGGFELHTWSELPHGSGLGTSSILAGAALAALQRAAGRVVGTEALIHAVLHLEQVLTTGGGWQDQVGGLMPGIKVGRSRAQLPLKVEVEEITVPEGFVQKLNDHLLLVYTGKTRLARNLLQDVLRSWYARLPAVVQNAHSLVRHTEECAEAFRQGPRELQHPPGRSGHSGPEPAAAGG from the exons ATGGAGCAGCCCACGGGGGTCGATTGGACGGTCATCATCCTGACATGCCAGTACAAGGATAGTGTCCACATCTTCCAGAGAG AGCTGGAGGTGCGCCAGAAGCGGGAGCAGATCCCGCCCGGGACGCTGTTACTGGCGGTGGAGGACCCTGAGACGCGCGTGGGCAGCGGAGGGGCCACCCTCAACGCCCTGCTGGTGGCTGCCGAGCACCTGAGTGCCCGGGCAGGCTTCACG GTGGTGACAGCTGACGTCCTACACTCGGCCCGGATCCTCATCCTGCACATG GGCCGAGATTTCCCTTTTGACGACTGTGGCCGGGCCTTCACCTGCCTCCCTGTGGAGAACCTCCAGGCTCCGGTGGAGGCCGTGGTCTGCAACCTGGACTCTTTGCTGGACATCATGAGCCATCGG CTGGGCCCGGGCTCCCCACCAGGTGTGTGGGTTTGCAGCACCGACATGCTGCTGTCTGTTCCTCTGAACCCAG GGATCAGCTGGGACAACTTCCGGGGAGCCAGAGTGATTGCCCTTCCAGGGAGCATGGCCTATGCCCGGAACCATGGTGTTTACTTCACTGACTCCCAG GGCTTCGTTTTGGACATTTACTACCAGGGCAGCGAGGCAGAGATACAACGGTGTGCCAGGCCGGATGGGCGAGTGCCGCTG GTCTCTGGGGTCGCCTTCTTCTCTGTGGAGACTGCTGAGCACCTCCTGGCCACCCATGTGAGCCCACCCTTGGATGCCTGCACCTACATGGGCCTGGACTCTGGAGCCCGGCCTGTCCAG CTGTCTCTCTTTTTCGACATCCTGCTCTGCATGGCCCGGAACGTGAGCAGGGAGGACTTCCTGGTGGGGCAGCCCCCGGAGATGGGGCAAGGTGATTCGGACATCGCGGGTTATCTGCAGGCTGCCCGGACTGAGCTGTGGAGGGAACTTCGCAATCAGCCCCTCACCATGG CTTATGTCCCTGACGGCAGCTACAGCTACATGACCAGCTCGGCCAGTGAGTTCATGTGCAGCCTTACGTGCCCAGGGGCTCCCAGGGCCCGGGTGGTGCACTCCCGGGTGGAG GAGCCGGAGCTCCTGGGCGCGGGGAGCTCTGTGGTCAGCTGCCTGCTGGAAGGCCCAGTCCATCTGGGTGCTGGGAGTGTCCTGCAGCACTGCCACCTGCAG gGCCCCGTTCACATCGGCCCCGGCTGCCTGGTGAGTGGCCTGGACACGGCCCAGTGCGAGGCCCTGCATGGCTTGGAGCTGCGTGACCTCGTCCTGCAGGGACACCACGTGCGACTGCATGGCGCCCCTGGCCGTGTCTTCACCGTTGTTGGCCGTCTGGACAGCTGGGAG aGACAGGGGACAAGAACGTATCTCAACATGTCCTGGAGTGAATTCTTCCAGAAGACAGGCATTCG AGACTGGGATCTGTGGGATCCAGACACTCCGCCTGCAGAGCGTTGCCTTCTTAGTGCCCGCCTCTTTCCCGTGCTCCACCCCTCGAGGGCCTTGGGGCCCCAGGACATGCTGTGGATGCTGGACCCCCAGGAGGATGGGGGCAAGGCCCTAAGGGCCTGGCGGGCCTGTTGGCGTCTGTCCTGGGAGCAGCTGCAGCCGTGCCTGGACCGGGCCGCCACTCTGGCCTCCCGCCGGGACCTGTTCTTCCGCCAGGCCCTGCGTAAGGCGAGGCATGTGCTGGAGGCCCGGCAGGACCTCAGCCTGCACCCGCTAATCCAGGCCGCTGTCCAAGAGGGCTGTCCTGGGCCCCTGCTGGCCATGCTGGACCAGG TTGCAGCTGGTGCGGGAGACCCTGGTGTGGCAGCCCGGGCTCTGGCCTGTGTGGCTGATGTCCTGGGCTGCATGGCAGAGGGCCAAGGAGGCTTACGGAGTGGGCCAGCGGCCAACCCTGGGTGGATGCGGCCCTTCTCGTACCTGGAGTGTGGAGATCTGGTGGGGGGTGTGCAGGCGCTGGCCCAAGAGCGGGACAAGTGGCTGAGCAG GCCAGCCTTGCTAGTGCGAGCTGCCCGCCACTACGAGGGAGCTGGGCAGATTCTGATCCGCCAGGCTGTGATGTCAGCCCAGAACTTTGTCTCCACGGAGCCAGCAGAGCTGCCAGCCCCTGGGCAGTGGGTGGTGGCCGAGTGCCCGGCTCGTGTGGATTTCTCTG GTGGCTGGAGCGACACGCCACCCCTTGCCTACGAGCTTGGTGGTGCAGTGCTGGGTTTGGCCGTGCGAGTGGATGGCCGCCGGCCCATCGGGGCCAGGGCACGCCGCATCCCAGAGCCCGAGCTGTGGCTGGCAGTGGGGCCTCGGCAGGACAAGATGGCCATGAAGATAGTGTGCTGGAGCCTAGATGACCTGCAGGATTACTGCCAGCCCCATGCCCCAG GGGCTCTGCTGAAGGCAACCTTCATCTGTGCGGGGATCGTGCATGTCGGCTCCAAGCTTTCGCTGAGAGAGCAGCTGTTGCACACCTTCGGGGGTGGCTTCGAGCTTCACACCTGGTCTGAGCTGCCCCATGGCTCTGGTCTTG GCACAAGCAGCATCCTGGCAGGCGCAGCCCTGGCTGCCTTGCAGAGAGCCGCAGGCCGGGTGGTAGGCACCGAGGCCCTGATCCATGCAGTGCTGCACCTGGAACAGGTGCTCACCACAG GAGGTGGCTGGCAAGACCAAGTGGGTGGCCTAATGCCTGGCATCAAGGTGGGGCGCTCCCGGGCTCAGCTGCCACTGAAGGTGGAGGTGGAAGAGATCACTGTGCCTGAGGGCTTTGTCCAGAAGCTCAATGACCACCTGCTCCTGGTATACACTGGCAAGACCCGGCTGGCACGGAATCTGCTGCAG GATGTACTGAGGAGCTGGTATGCCCGGCTGCCTGCCGTCGTGCAGAACGCCCACAGCCTGGTACGACACACTGAGGAATGTGCTGAAGCCTTCCGCCAAG GGCCTCGGGAACTACAGCATCCACCTGGTAGAAGTGGACACTCAGGGCCTGAGCCTGCAGCTGCTGGGGGGTGA
- the FCSK gene encoding L-fucose kinase isoform X4 has translation MEQPTGVDWTVIILTCQYKDSVHIFQRELEVRQKREQIPPGTLLLAVEDPETRVGSGGATLNALLVAAEHLSARAGFTVVTADVLHSARILILHMGRDFPFDDCGRAFTCLPVENLQAPVEAVVCNLDSLLDIMSHRLGPGSPPGVWVCSTDMLLSVPLNPGISWDNFRGARVIALPGSMAYARNHGVYFTDSQGFVLDIYYQGSEAEIQRCARPDGRVPLVSGVAFFSVETAEHLLATHVSPPLDACTYMGLDSGARPVQLSLFFDILLCMARNVSREDFLVGQPPEMGQGDSDIAGYLQAARTELWRELRNQPLTMAYVPDGSYSYMTSSASEFMCSLTCPGAPRARVVHSRVEEPELLGAGSSVVSCLLEGPVHLGAGSVLQHCHLQGPVHIGPGCLVSGLDTAQCEALHGLELRDLVLQGHHVRLHGAPGRVFTVVGRLDSWERQGTRTYLNMSWSEFFQKTGIRDWDLWDPDTPPAERCLLSARLFPVLHPSRALGPQDMLWMLDPQEDGGKALRAWRACWRLSWEQLQPCLDRAATLASRRDLFFRQALRKARHVLEARQDLSLHPLIQAAVQEGCPGPLLAMLDQVAAGAGDPGVAARALACVADVLGCMAEGQGGLRSGPAANPGWMRPFSYLECGDLVGGVQALAQERDKWLSRPALLVRAARHYEGAGQILIRQAVMSAQNFVSTEPAELPAPGQWVVAECPARVDFSGGWSDTPPLAYELGGAVLGLAVRVDGRRPIGARARRIPEPELWLAVGPRQDKMAMKIVCWSLDDLQDYCQPHAPGALLKATFICAGIVHVGSKLSLREQLLHTFGGGFELHTWSELPHGSGLGTSSILAGAALAALQRAAGRVVGTEALIHAVLHLEQVLTTGGGWQDQVGGLMPGIKVGRSRAQLPLKVEVEEITVPEGFVQKLNDHLLLVYTGKTRLARNLLQDVLRSWYARLPAVVQNAHSLVRHTEECAEAFRQGSHT, from the exons ATGGAGCAGCCCACGGGGGTCGATTGGACGGTCATCATCCTGACATGCCAGTACAAGGATAGTGTCCACATCTTCCAGAGAG AGCTGGAGGTGCGCCAGAAGCGGGAGCAGATCCCGCCCGGGACGCTGTTACTGGCGGTGGAGGACCCTGAGACGCGCGTGGGCAGCGGAGGGGCCACCCTCAACGCCCTGCTGGTGGCTGCCGAGCACCTGAGTGCCCGGGCAGGCTTCACG GTGGTGACAGCTGACGTCCTACACTCGGCCCGGATCCTCATCCTGCACATG GGCCGAGATTTCCCTTTTGACGACTGTGGCCGGGCCTTCACCTGCCTCCCTGTGGAGAACCTCCAGGCTCCGGTGGAGGCCGTGGTCTGCAACCTGGACTCTTTGCTGGACATCATGAGCCATCGG CTGGGCCCGGGCTCCCCACCAGGTGTGTGGGTTTGCAGCACCGACATGCTGCTGTCTGTTCCTCTGAACCCAG GGATCAGCTGGGACAACTTCCGGGGAGCCAGAGTGATTGCCCTTCCAGGGAGCATGGCCTATGCCCGGAACCATGGTGTTTACTTCACTGACTCCCAG GGCTTCGTTTTGGACATTTACTACCAGGGCAGCGAGGCAGAGATACAACGGTGTGCCAGGCCGGATGGGCGAGTGCCGCTG GTCTCTGGGGTCGCCTTCTTCTCTGTGGAGACTGCTGAGCACCTCCTGGCCACCCATGTGAGCCCACCCTTGGATGCCTGCACCTACATGGGCCTGGACTCTGGAGCCCGGCCTGTCCAG CTGTCTCTCTTTTTCGACATCCTGCTCTGCATGGCCCGGAACGTGAGCAGGGAGGACTTCCTGGTGGGGCAGCCCCCGGAGATGGGGCAAGGTGATTCGGACATCGCGGGTTATCTGCAGGCTGCCCGGACTGAGCTGTGGAGGGAACTTCGCAATCAGCCCCTCACCATGG CTTATGTCCCTGACGGCAGCTACAGCTACATGACCAGCTCGGCCAGTGAGTTCATGTGCAGCCTTACGTGCCCAGGGGCTCCCAGGGCCCGGGTGGTGCACTCCCGGGTGGAG GAGCCGGAGCTCCTGGGCGCGGGGAGCTCTGTGGTCAGCTGCCTGCTGGAAGGCCCAGTCCATCTGGGTGCTGGGAGTGTCCTGCAGCACTGCCACCTGCAG gGCCCCGTTCACATCGGCCCCGGCTGCCTGGTGAGTGGCCTGGACACGGCCCAGTGCGAGGCCCTGCATGGCTTGGAGCTGCGTGACCTCGTCCTGCAGGGACACCACGTGCGACTGCATGGCGCCCCTGGCCGTGTCTTCACCGTTGTTGGCCGTCTGGACAGCTGGGAG aGACAGGGGACAAGAACGTATCTCAACATGTCCTGGAGTGAATTCTTCCAGAAGACAGGCATTCG AGACTGGGATCTGTGGGATCCAGACACTCCGCCTGCAGAGCGTTGCCTTCTTAGTGCCCGCCTCTTTCCCGTGCTCCACCCCTCGAGGGCCTTGGGGCCCCAGGACATGCTGTGGATGCTGGACCCCCAGGAGGATGGGGGCAAGGCCCTAAGGGCCTGGCGGGCCTGTTGGCGTCTGTCCTGGGAGCAGCTGCAGCCGTGCCTGGACCGGGCCGCCACTCTGGCCTCCCGCCGGGACCTGTTCTTCCGCCAGGCCCTGCGTAAGGCGAGGCATGTGCTGGAGGCCCGGCAGGACCTCAGCCTGCACCCGCTAATCCAGGCCGCTGTCCAAGAGGGCTGTCCTGGGCCCCTGCTGGCCATGCTGGACCAGG TTGCAGCTGGTGCGGGAGACCCTGGTGTGGCAGCCCGGGCTCTGGCCTGTGTGGCTGATGTCCTGGGCTGCATGGCAGAGGGCCAAGGAGGCTTACGGAGTGGGCCAGCGGCCAACCCTGGGTGGATGCGGCCCTTCTCGTACCTGGAGTGTGGAGATCTGGTGGGGGGTGTGCAGGCGCTGGCCCAAGAGCGGGACAAGTGGCTGAGCAG GCCAGCCTTGCTAGTGCGAGCTGCCCGCCACTACGAGGGAGCTGGGCAGATTCTGATCCGCCAGGCTGTGATGTCAGCCCAGAACTTTGTCTCCACGGAGCCAGCAGAGCTGCCAGCCCCTGGGCAGTGGGTGGTGGCCGAGTGCCCGGCTCGTGTGGATTTCTCTG GTGGCTGGAGCGACACGCCACCCCTTGCCTACGAGCTTGGTGGTGCAGTGCTGGGTTTGGCCGTGCGAGTGGATGGCCGCCGGCCCATCGGGGCCAGGGCACGCCGCATCCCAGAGCCCGAGCTGTGGCTGGCAGTGGGGCCTCGGCAGGACAAGATGGCCATGAAGATAGTGTGCTGGAGCCTAGATGACCTGCAGGATTACTGCCAGCCCCATGCCCCAG GGGCTCTGCTGAAGGCAACCTTCATCTGTGCGGGGATCGTGCATGTCGGCTCCAAGCTTTCGCTGAGAGAGCAGCTGTTGCACACCTTCGGGGGTGGCTTCGAGCTTCACACCTGGTCTGAGCTGCCCCATGGCTCTGGTCTTG GCACAAGCAGCATCCTGGCAGGCGCAGCCCTGGCTGCCTTGCAGAGAGCCGCAGGCCGGGTGGTAGGCACCGAGGCCCTGATCCATGCAGTGCTGCACCTGGAACAGGTGCTCACCACAG GAGGTGGCTGGCAAGACCAAGTGGGTGGCCTAATGCCTGGCATCAAGGTGGGGCGCTCCCGGGCTCAGCTGCCACTGAAGGTGGAGGTGGAAGAGATCACTGTGCCTGAGGGCTTTGTCCAGAAGCTCAATGACCACCTGCTCCTGGTATACACTGGCAAGACCCGGCTGGCACGGAATCTGCTGCAG GATGTACTGAGGAGCTGGTATGCCCGGCTGCCTGCCGTCGTGCAGAACGCCCACAGCCTGGTACGACACACTGAGGAATGTGCTGAAGCCTTCCGCCAAG GGTCTCACACTTAG